From the Maioricimonas rarisocia genome, one window contains:
- a CDS encoding ExeA family protein, protein MNATGRPYRFAAAALLPHWLEFGFGEPAGSLEDVSVQQNSTQDVVTFFGFDARPFQTGAHTDRASSVGPLGENLETLVQALREGTAVSIVTGPAGSGKSTLCKRIAHSHEVPLAPVLLGSGRFDDPLAILQAVLFELDEPYEGLGIQELRLRLLKRARQLRPAQDGLLVIIDEAELLASDVLEELRSWTAHSDEGSALVHLVLCGSIEFDERLAAPELQGLNQRIGCLVTTDSLTFDESVQFVSGQFESVGVSPELILDEEAFELICRASDGNLKGICTLADRVLRDAAAAGEKPVGTEAVIAALRELRDLPVHWNLPAQLAESAGNPETADDNVPQEDSSAAAPVDVPGWNDSEDDVAVLEFGPDDGPSAAAPNDPPDQADEQQTMDSTSTSGVVEFSVDDPYAALDQQHGTWGDVVPLKPVIPASVAADADARQQEDSETVEAPASSSGSPAVEPAAEMPDSTQDAEVDISCDAETEARIQADLESLSQQIHEALRNTGRLRTNSEHFPSEWYGDDVEYDVIQPDDGSFDASCENTEAEQPAVPTEVDAEDHSEPELSTESSGGDIVPLAEPEPVGASADADADAASGELDAQEADELRDSGEEFDESDPPRSRYALLFSRLKRRRADVVRRFSDA, encoded by the coding sequence ATGAATGCGACAGGCCGTCCGTACCGGTTCGCGGCGGCGGCACTGCTGCCGCATTGGCTCGAATTCGGTTTTGGCGAACCGGCCGGGTCTCTCGAGGATGTGTCTGTGCAACAGAACTCGACGCAGGATGTCGTGACGTTTTTTGGTTTCGATGCCCGACCTTTCCAGACCGGCGCGCATACCGATCGCGCTTCGTCCGTCGGTCCTCTGGGAGAGAATCTCGAAACACTGGTGCAGGCGCTGCGCGAAGGGACCGCTGTCTCCATTGTGACCGGGCCGGCCGGCTCCGGAAAATCGACACTGTGCAAACGGATTGCCCACAGTCACGAGGTGCCGCTGGCGCCGGTGCTGCTGGGCAGCGGACGGTTCGACGATCCCCTCGCAATTCTGCAGGCGGTCCTGTTCGAACTGGACGAACCGTACGAGGGGCTGGGGATTCAGGAGCTGCGACTGCGGCTGCTGAAACGGGCGCGACAGCTTCGTCCGGCGCAGGACGGCCTGCTCGTCATCATCGATGAGGCCGAACTGCTTGCCTCCGACGTCCTCGAAGAACTGCGCAGCTGGACCGCGCACAGCGACGAGGGCAGCGCACTCGTTCACCTGGTGCTGTGCGGCAGCATCGAATTCGATGAGCGGCTTGCCGCCCCGGAACTGCAGGGACTCAATCAGCGAATCGGTTGTCTGGTGACCACCGACTCACTCACCTTTGACGAATCAGTCCAGTTCGTTTCAGGGCAGTTCGAGTCGGTCGGCGTTTCGCCGGAACTGATCCTCGACGAAGAGGCGTTCGAACTGATCTGTCGCGCCAGCGACGGCAACCTCAAAGGGATCTGCACACTTGCCGACCGGGTTCTGAGGGATGCGGCCGCCGCCGGCGAAAAGCCGGTCGGCACTGAAGCCGTTATTGCGGCCCTTCGTGAACTGCGTGACCTGCCGGTGCATTGGAACCTTCCCGCGCAGCTCGCGGAGTCGGCAGGCAACCCGGAGACCGCCGACGACAATGTGCCGCAGGAGGACTCCTCTGCGGCCGCTCCGGTCGACGTGCCAGGCTGGAACGACAGTGAAGACGATGTCGCCGTTCTGGAATTCGGACCCGACGACGGTCCGTCCGCGGCAGCCCCGAACGATCCCCCCGATCAAGCAGACGAGCAGCAAACCATGGACAGCACGTCGACTTCCGGCGTCGTCGAATTCAGCGTTGACGACCCGTATGCGGCTCTCGATCAGCAGCACGGTACTTGGGGCGACGTCGTTCCGCTCAAGCCGGTCATTCCCGCCTCAGTCGCGGCAGATGCCGACGCACGGCAGCAGGAAGACTCCGAGACCGTCGAGGCGCCTGCGTCCTCATCCGGAAGCCCTGCCGTCGAGCCGGCCGCAGAGATGCCCGACTCCACGCAGGATGCCGAGGTCGACATAAGTTGTGATGCCGAAACCGAGGCCCGGATTCAGGCCGATCTGGAGTCGCTCAGCCAGCAGATTCACGAGGCGTTGCGAAACACCGGCCGCCTCCGCACGAATTCGGAACACTTCCCGTCCGAGTGGTATGGTGACGATGTCGAGTACGACGTGATCCAGCCGGATGATGGATCCTTTGACGCGTCTTGCGAGAACACTGAAGCGGAACAGCCAGCCGTTCCGACCGAAGTCGACGCTGAGGATCACAGCGAACCCGAACTCTCGACCGAATCGTCTGGCGGCGACATCGTCCCGCTTGCTGAACCGGAACCGGTCGGGGCTTCGGCCGATGCGGACGCGGATGCGGCGAGCGGAGAACTCGACGCGCAGGAGGCGGACGAACTACGTGACAGCGGGGAGGAATTCGACGAGTCGGATCCGCCACGTAGTCGCTATGCCCTGCTCTTCAGCCGGTTGAAGCGGCGCCGTGCCGATGTCGTCCGGCGATTCTCGGACGCGTAA